From the genome of Vicia villosa cultivar HV-30 ecotype Madison, WI linkage group LG2, Vvil1.0, whole genome shotgun sequence, one region includes:
- the LOC131651244 gene encoding putative disease resistance protein RGA4, which produces MAEAVIEVVLDNLSSLIQKEFDLFLGFDQDFNSLSSLLTTIKATLEDAEEKQFSNRAIKDWLLKLKDAAHVLDDILDECATQVLEYEGVKDRLSNKVQSSFLSCFQPKHIAFRYQITKKMKRIRERLDEIADERTKFHLTEIVREKRSGVLDWRQTTSIISQPQVYGREEDKDRIINFLVGDASSFEDFSVYPIIGLGGLGKTTIAQVIFNHEKVVSHFELRIWVCVSEDFSLKRMTKAIIESATGHACAELDLEPLQRKLLDLLKGKRYLLVLDDVWDDEQENWQRLKSVLSCGGKGTSILVTTRLLKVAAIMGTMPPHDLSMLSDTDCWKLLKQRAFGPNEEEREELMVIGKEIVKKCGGVPLAAMALGSLLRFKREEIEWLNVKESKLWDLQGVDHVMSALRLSYLNLPVKLRQCFALCALFPKDEIINKKFLIDLWMANGFISSNAILEAEDIGNEVWNELYWRSFFQDIEKDGIGEIENFKMHDLVHDLAQSVAEEVSGCITESSLSKRILHLSAYDEKSSEIVDSLKLHGIKSLRTFLMCRYDCSARQILKCYSLRVLDFERIKELPSSICHLKHLRYLDLSGGDFKTLPESLCKLWNLQILKLDDCNNLQRLPDGLVQMKALQHISLNCCYSLSSLPPHIRKLVSLKTLTLYVVGKKSGFLLAELGQMNLIGDLYIKHLERVKSVMNAKEANMLRKRVNILQLSWEINEESQLQENVEEILEVLQPQTQQLQFLTAEGYTGVYFPQWMSSSSLIFLSTLKLIDCKRCLHLPDLGKLPSLKKLYVSNMIHVKYLYEESSNGGVVGGFTNLEFLILIKMPNLVSLSREDRENMFPYLSKLQIFKCPVMLELPCLPSLSYLYVGGKCNQHLLRSIHKHHTLEELIFTKHKELSCFPDGMLRDLTSLKFLGIYHLSKLEQLPAEINNINVIQEINIIDCENLKSLPDEVIHRLHSLKRLSIAFCKKFKLSESFQYLTCLEELIIQSCPEIEGLHEALQHMTALQFLALGDFPNLASLPDWLGNLGLLHTLLISDCPKLVCLPLSIQRLTSLKYLGIYGCRQLGKRCKENTGEDWHKIAHIQRIKVKDGGMTFRGLGGSDFYI; this is translated from the coding sequence ATGGCTGAAGCTGTTATTGAAGTTGTCCTTGATAATTTGAGCTCACTCATTCAGAAAGAGTTTGACTTATTTCTGGGTTTCGATCAAGACTTCAATAGTCTTTCCAGCTTGCTAACTACAATCAAGGCTACTCTTGAAGATGCTGAGGAGAAACAATTCTCAAACAGAGCTATCAAGGATTGGCTTCTTAAGCTCAAAGATGCTGCTCACGTCCTCGATGACATCTTGGACGAGTGTGCCACTCAAGTGCTGGAGTATGAAGGAGTAAAGGACAGACTTTCAAACAAGGTACAAAGCTCTTTCTTATCTTGTTTTCAACCCAAGCATATTGCTTTCCGCTACCAAATTACTAAGAAAATGAAGAGGATAAGAGAGAGATTAGATGAAATCGCTGATGAAAGGACCAAATTTCATTTGACTGAGATTGTTAGAGAGAAGAGAAGTGGAGTTCTTGATTGGCGCCAAACTACTTCAATCATTTCTCAACCTCAAGTCTACGGAAGAGAAGAAGATAAGGATAGAATCATAAACTTTTTGGTTGGTGATGCTTCTAGTTTCGAGGATTTCTCTGTTTATCCAATAATTGGTCTTGGTGGACTTGGAAAGACAACAATTGCCCAAGTTATATTCAATCATGAGAAGGTAGTCAGTCACTTTGAGCTAAGAATTTGGGTGTGTGTCTCAGAAGATTTTAGTTTGAAGAGAATGACAAAAGCCATCATTGAATCAGCCACTGGCCATGCTTGTGCAGAACTGGATCTAGAGCCATTACAAAGAAAACTTCTAGATTTGCTTAAAGGAAAAAGGTATTTGCTAGTGCTGGATGATGTATGGGATGATGAACAAGAAAATTGGCAGAGGTTGAAATCTGTATTGTCATGTGGGGGAAAAGGCACATCAATTTTGGTCACCACTCGTCTTCTAAAGGTTGCAGCAATCATGGGAACAATGCCCCCTCACGATTTATCAATGCTATCCGACACGGATTGTTGGAAATTGTTGAAACAAAGAGCCTTTGGACCAAATGAGGAAGAAAGGGAAGAACTAATGGTCATAGGAAAGGAGATAGTAAAGAAGTGTGGGGGTGTGCCTCTTGCAGCAATGGCATTAGGAAGTCTCTTGCGTTTCAAAAGAGAGGAGATAGAGTGGCTCAATGTCAAGGAAAGCAAACTATGGGATTTACAAGGTGTAGATCATGTCATGTCTGCCTTAAGGTTAAGCTACTTGAATTTGCCAGTAAAATTGAGACAATGTTTTGCCTTGTGTGCACTGTTTCCCAAAGATGAAATAATAAACAAGAAATTTTTGATTGATCTTTGGATGGCTAATGGTTTTATTTCATCCAATGCAATTCTAGAAGCAGAAGATATTGGAAATGAGGTGTGGAATGAGTTATATTGGAGATCATTTTTTCAAGATATAGAGAAAGATGGTATTGgtgaaattgaaaattttaaaatgcaCGACCTTGTTCATGATCTTGCTCAATCTGTTGCTGAAGAGGTTAGTGGTTGCATTACAGAATCAAGCCTATCTAAAAGAATCCTCCACCTCTCTGCTTATGATGAGAAATCATCTGAGATAGTCGATTCATTAAAGTTGCATGGAATCAAATCATTGAGGACCTTTTTAATGTGTCGATACGATTGTTCAGCACGTCAAATACTAAAATGTTATTCTTTACGAGTACTTGACTTTGAAAGAATAAAAGAGTTGCCATCTTCGATTTGTCATTTAAAACATTTAAGATACTTGGATCTTTCTGGTGGAGATTTCAAAACTCTTCCAGAATCCTTATGCAAGTTATGGAATTTGCAGATTTTAAAGTTAGATGATTGTAACAACCTCCAAAGGTTGCCAGATGGGTTGGTACAGATGAAAGCTCTACAACATATATCTTTGAACTGTTGTTACTCACTATCAAGCTTGCCTCCTCATATAAGGAAGTTGGTTTCCCTAAAAACTTTGACCCTTTATGTAGTTGGCAAGAAAAGTGGGTTTCTTTTGGCGGAACTAGGACAAATGAACCTTATCGGAGACCTTTACATTAAGCACTTGGAGAGAGTAAAAAGTGTAATGAATGCCAAAGAAGCTAATATGTTGAGAAAGCGCGTGAACATATTGCAATTGTCATGGGAAATAAATGAAGAGTCCCAATTACAAGAAAATGTTGAGGAGATTCTTGAAGTGCTTCAACCTCAAACACAACAACTTCAGTTTCTGACAGCGGAAGGATATACAGGTGTCTATTTCCCACAATGGATGTCTAGTTCTTCTCTAATTTTTTTAAGTACTCTAAAGCTCATTGATTGCAAAAGATGTTTACACCTTCCAGacttggggaaacttccttctctAAAGAAGCTATATGTATCTAACATGATTCATGTAAAATACCTATATGAAGAATCATCCAATGGTGGAGTTGTAGGAGGTTTCACAAATCTAGAATTTTTGATACTAATTAAGATGCCAAACCTGGTAAGTTTATCGAGGGAGGACAGAGAAAACATGTTTCCGTACCTTTCAaaacttcaaattttcaaatgTCCTGTAATGTTGGAATTGCCTTGCCTTCCATCTCTCAGTTATTTGTATGTAGGAGGGAAATGCAACCAACATTTACTAAGATCAATTCATAAACATCATACTCTTGAAGAACTTATTTTCACCAAACATAAAGAGCTAAGTTGCTTTCCAGATGGAATGCTAAGAGACCTCACTTCTCTAAAGTTTCTTGGCATTTATCACCTTTCTAAGCTTGAGCAACTCCCAGCTGAAATCAATAACATTAATGTTATCCAGGAGATAAATATCATTGATTGTGAGAACCTCAAGTCATTGCCGGATGAAGTAATACATCGGTTGCACTCTCTGAAGAGATTGAGTATTGCGTTTTGCAAAAAGTTCAAGCTAtcagaaagttttcaataccTCACTTGTCTTGAGGAATTGATAATCCAAAGTTGCCCAGAAATAGAAGGTTTGCATGAGGCATTACAACATATGACTGCTCTTCAATTTTTGGCATTGGGTGATTTTCCAAACCTGGCATCCCTTCCTGACTGGTTAGGAAACCTAGGCTTGCTTCACACATTACTTATTTCTGATTGTCCAAAGCTGGTCTGTCTTCCCCTGAGCATTCAACGCCTTACTAGTCTGAAATATTTGGGAATTTACGGTTGCAGACAGTTAGGGAAACGATGTAAAGAGAACACGGGTGAGGATTGGCATAAAATAGCTCACATTCAACGCATTAAAGTAAAAGACGGTGGAATGACCTTCAGAGGACTAGGAGGATCTGATTTTTACATCTAG